One part of the Solea solea chromosome 16, fSolSol10.1, whole genome shotgun sequence genome encodes these proteins:
- the csnk1da gene encoding casein kinase I: MELRVGNRYRLGRKIGSGSFGDIYLGTDISVGEEVAIKLECVKTKHPQLHIESKIYKMMQGGVGIPTIKWCGAEGDYNVMVMELLGPSLEDLFNFCSRKFSLKTVLLLADQMISRIEYIHSKNFIHRDVKPDNFLMGLGKKGNLVYIIDFGLAKKYRDARTHQHIPYRENKNLTGTARYASINTHLGIEQSRRDDLESLGYVLMYFNLGSLPWQGLKAATKRQKYERISEKKMSTPIEVLCKGYPSEFATYLNFCRSLRFDDKPDYSYLRQLFRNLFHRQGFSYDYVFDWNMLKFGANRAAEDAERERREREERMRHSRNPGARGMASASGRARATQEVTAPSPLNPTSHTGLEKERKVSMRLHRGAPVNISSSDLTGRQDASRMSTSQALSRVTPSGLQSAAPR, translated from the exons ATGGAGTTAAGAGTGGGAAACCGATACAGACTGGGCAGGAAGATTGGAAGTGGATCATTTGGAGACATCTACTTGG GCACTGATATCTCAGTTGGAGAGGAGGTCGCCATCAAACTGGAATGTGTGAAGACCAAACACCCACAGCTCCACATAGAGAGCAAAATCTACAAGATGATGCAGGGTGGAG TGGGTATTCCAACAATAAAGTGGTGTGGAGCTGAGGGTGACTATAACGTGATggtgatggagctgctggggcCCAGTCTGGAGGATCTGTTCAACTTCTGCTCACGGAAGTTCAGCCTCAAAACAGTCCTGCTGCTCGCTGACCAGATG ATCAGCCGCATTGAATACATCCACTCCAAGAACTTCATCCACAGAGACGTGAAGCCCGACAACTTCCTCATGGGTCTGGGTAAGAAAGGCAACCTGGTTTACATCATCGACTTTGGCCTGGCCAAGAAGTACCGCGACGCCCGCACACACCAGCACATCCCGTACCGCGAGAACAAGAACCTGACCGGCACGGCCCGCTACGCctccataaacacacacctggGCATTG AACAGTCCAGACGGGACGACTTGGAGTCGCTGGGTTACGTCCTCATGTACTTCAACCTGGGCTCTCTGCCCTGGCAAGGCCTCAAAGCAGCCACCAAGAGGCAGAAGTACGAACGCATCAGCGAGAAGAAAATGTCCACGCCCATCGAGGTCCTCTGCAAAGGCTACCCAT CCGAGTTTGCCACCTACTTGAACTTCTGTCGTTCTCTGCGCTTCGACGACAAACCCGACTACTCGTATCTCCGCCAGCTCTTCAGGAACCTCTTCCACAGACAGGGCTTCTCCTACGACTACGTCTTTGACTGGAACATGCTCAAGTTT GGAGCCAACAGAGCCGCAGAGGACGCCGAGCGGGAACGCCGAGAGCGGGAAGAGAGGATGAGGCACAGCAGGAATCCTGGAGCCAGAGGCATGGCATCAGCCTCAGGAAGAGCCAGGGCCACTCAGGAAGTCACAGCACCCTCCCCACTGAACCCCacgtcacacacag gtTTAGAGAAAGAGCGAAAAGTGAGCATGCGTCTTCATCGTGGAGCACCTGTCAACATCTCATCCTCAGACCTGACGGGGCGCCAGGACGCATCCCGCATGTCCACCtcccag GCTCTGTCCCGAGTCACGCCCAGCGGCCTCCAGTCTGCAGCTCCACGGTGA
- the engase gene encoding cytosolic endo-beta-N-acetylglucosaminidase isoform X1, with amino-acid sequence MELKLDGKKLPLRRTREDGKNDDDDVVGKKNRTEVRRVESCLDQPMDSDSIHEVVTYTPSLLPASHYDGDTTEPISCGLQTLDELLSWKRSEANPFNVAVVPLAPREPPLADSARRTLVSQDMMGGYLDDRFLQGTTSDAPYAFYHWHYIDIFNYFTHIMVTIPPAVWTSAAHKHGVVVIGTFITEWTDGAAACESFLKDEESYRAVADKLVQISHYYGFDGWLINIENKLSEVAVKNTPLFLRYLSDQMHERVPGSLVVWYDSVVENGQLNWQNELNQSNRLFFDACDGFFTNYNWTEEHLERMKDYSGLGGRGADVYVGVDVFARGNVVGGMLETNKSLAVIRKHNFSVAIFAPGWVYESHDDKTEFRKNQDTFWALLSDFLYVHRPTSALPFISSFCQGFGKSLYWRGQQETERSWFNLSAQEIQPMYYHTELEGPGWLRSRGCPEDAWNGGCSLLLEGLIPASLTSQVSAKIFSLHVPLPPKILVSLIYKPSDGISVSLELKTTDASLCTNTDGKQGSKEFKLDSVHPKVLDHGHQLASQFSQLCGSLNPDGWTVRCLQLELRGCTLREVCVSIQRKGEARDTAFTCRVGEIMLLDAATLHVPSDVVKGLCIYDVVWLRGAASSTSSTSSSLHLTATLRWDYPTELVRYFRVYWRRLRGPNPRVPPGQLVLLGRAYSNLYRVAELAVPEPAGLLELVVEPVNRKGFLVPESQWGRRSFSYTGGVTE; translated from the exons ATGGAACTGAAGTTGGATGGAAAAAAACTGCCATTGCGAAGGACACGAGAGGATGGAAagaatgatgacgatgatgtcGTCGGGAAGAAGAATAGAACTGAAGTCAGACG GGTGGAGTCTTGTTTGGATCAACCAATGGATTCAGACAGTATCCATGAAGTGGTCACGTATACACCGTCACTGCTACCAG CCAGTCACTACGACGGAGACACCACTGAACCAATCAGCTGTGGTCTTCAGACTCTAGATGaactgttgtcatggaaacgcAGTGAGGCAAACCCCTTTAACGTGGCAGTGGTCCCTCTGGCGCCTCGGGAGCCCCCCCTGGCCGACAGCGCACGTAGGACATTGGTGTCTCAGGACATGATGGGTGGCTACCTCGACGACAG GTTTCTCCAGGGGACAACTTCAGACGCTCCGTATGCCTTCTACCACTGGCACTACATTGATATTTTCAACTACTTTACACACATCATGGTGACTATTCCTCCTGCTGTGTGGACCAGTgctgcacacaaacatggaGTTGTTGTTATAG GGACTTTTATCACAGAGTGGACTGATGGAGCCGCGGCGTGTGAGTCGTTCCTGAAAGACGAGGAGTCGTATCGCGCTGTCGCTGATAAACTCGTCCAGATCAGCCATTATTATGGCTTTGATGGCTGGCTCATTAACATCGAGAATAAACTCAGT GAGGTCGCAGTGAAGAACACGCCGTTGTTCCTGCGCTATCTGAGCGACCAGATGCACGAGCGAGTGCCCGGCAGCCTGGTCGTGTGGTACGACAGCGTGGTCGAAAACGGACAGCTCAACTGGCAGAACGAACTCAACCAGTCCAACAG GCTGTTTTTTGACGCCTGTGATGGTTTTTTCACCAACTACAACTGGACAGAGGAACACCTGGAGAGGATGAAAGACTACAGTGGACTCGGAGGCCGCGGTGCCGACGTCTACGTCGGGGTAGACGTGTTCGCTCGTGGCAACGTGGTGGGAGGAATGCTGGAAACCAATAAG TCTCTAGCCGTCATTCGGAAGCACAACTTCTCTGTGGCCATCTTTGCTCCAGGCTGGGTGTACGAGAGCCACGATGATAAGACTGAATTCCGCAAGAATCAGGACAC GTTCTGGGCTCTTCTCTCGGACTTCCTGTACGTCCACCGTCCAACGTCAGCTCTTCCCTTCATTTCCTCCTTCTGCCAAGGCTTTGGGAAGAGCCTGTACTGGAGAGGACAG CAGGAGACGGAGAGAAGCTGGTTCAACCTGTCTGCTCAGGAGATTCAGCCCATGTATTACCACACAGAGCTGGAGGGCCCGGGCTGGCTGAGGAGCCGCGGCTGCCCGGAGGACGCCTGGAACGGAGGCTGCTCGCTGCTGCTCGAAGGCCTCATCCCCGCCTCTCTCACGTCTCAAGTTTCCGccaa GATCTTCTCCCTCCACGTTCCCCTGCCGCCCAAGATCCTGGTGAGCCTCATCTATAAGCCATCTGACGGGATCAGTGTCTCTCTGGAGCTCAAGACTACAGACGCCAGTCTCTGCACAAATACAGACGGGAAGCAAGGAAGCAAGGAATTTAAAC TTGACAGTGTGCATCCGAAGGTTTTGGATCATGGACACCAGCTGGCCAGTCAGTTCTCTCAGCTTTGTGGCAGCTTGAATCCAGATGGCTGGACTGTCAG GTGTTTGCAGCTGGAGCTTCGAGGCTGTACTCTGAGAGAAGTCTGTGTCAGCATCCAGAGGAAGGGAGAGGCTCGGGACACGGCTTTCACCTGCAGGGTGGGAGAGATCATG CTCCTGGATGCAGCCACTCTGCACGTTCCCTCCGACGTGGTTAAGGGCTTGTGTATTTATGACGTGGTGTGGCTGCGCGGTGCCGCTTCCTCCACCTCGTCCACCTCGTCCAGCCTGCACCTCACCGCCACTCTGCGCTGGGATTATCCCACTGAGCTGGTGCGATACTTCAGGGTGTACTGGCGACGGTTGAGAGGACCCAATCCACGAGTCCCTCCAGGTCAGCTGGTTCTGCTGGGACGGGCGTATTCTAATCTGTACAGGGTCGCAGAGCTGGCGGTGCCAGAGCCGGCTGGTTTACTGGAGCTGGTGGTGGAGCCAGTGAACAGGAAGGGCTTCCTGGTCCCAGAGAGCCAGTGGGGACGAAGAAGCTTCAGCTACACGGGGGGCGTCACAGAATGA
- the engase gene encoding cytosolic endo-beta-N-acetylglucosaminidase isoform X2 has translation MELKLDGKKLPLRRTREDGKNDDDDVVGKKNRTEVRRVESCLDQPMDSDSIHEVVTYTPSLLPASHYDGDTTEPISCGLQTLDELLSWKRSEANPFNVAVVPLAPREPPLADSARRTLVSQDMMGGYLDDRFLQGTTSDAPYAFYHWHYIDIFNYFTHIMVTIPPAVWTSAAHKHGVVVIGTFITEWTDGAAACESFLKDEESYRAVADKLVQISHYYGFDGWLINIENKLSEVAVKNTPLFLRYLSDQMHERVPGSLVVWYDSVVENGQLNWQNELNQSNRLFFDACDGFFTNYNWTEEHLERMKDYSGLGGRGADVYVGVDVFARGNVVGGMLETNKSLAVIRKHNFSVAIFAPGWVYESHDDKTEFRKNQDTFWALLSDFLYVHRPTSALPFISSFCQGFGKSLYWRGQETERSWFNLSAQEIQPMYYHTELEGPGWLRSRGCPEDAWNGGCSLLLEGLIPASLTSQVSAKIFSLHVPLPPKILVSLIYKPSDGISVSLELKTTDASLCTNTDGKQGSKEFKLDSVHPKVLDHGHQLASQFSQLCGSLNPDGWTVRCLQLELRGCTLREVCVSIQRKGEARDTAFTCRVGEIMLLDAATLHVPSDVVKGLCIYDVVWLRGAASSTSSTSSSLHLTATLRWDYPTELVRYFRVYWRRLRGPNPRVPPGQLVLLGRAYSNLYRVAELAVPEPAGLLELVVEPVNRKGFLVPESQWGRRSFSYTGGVTE, from the exons ATGGAACTGAAGTTGGATGGAAAAAAACTGCCATTGCGAAGGACACGAGAGGATGGAAagaatgatgacgatgatgtcGTCGGGAAGAAGAATAGAACTGAAGTCAGACG GGTGGAGTCTTGTTTGGATCAACCAATGGATTCAGACAGTATCCATGAAGTGGTCACGTATACACCGTCACTGCTACCAG CCAGTCACTACGACGGAGACACCACTGAACCAATCAGCTGTGGTCTTCAGACTCTAGATGaactgttgtcatggaaacgcAGTGAGGCAAACCCCTTTAACGTGGCAGTGGTCCCTCTGGCGCCTCGGGAGCCCCCCCTGGCCGACAGCGCACGTAGGACATTGGTGTCTCAGGACATGATGGGTGGCTACCTCGACGACAG GTTTCTCCAGGGGACAACTTCAGACGCTCCGTATGCCTTCTACCACTGGCACTACATTGATATTTTCAACTACTTTACACACATCATGGTGACTATTCCTCCTGCTGTGTGGACCAGTgctgcacacaaacatggaGTTGTTGTTATAG GGACTTTTATCACAGAGTGGACTGATGGAGCCGCGGCGTGTGAGTCGTTCCTGAAAGACGAGGAGTCGTATCGCGCTGTCGCTGATAAACTCGTCCAGATCAGCCATTATTATGGCTTTGATGGCTGGCTCATTAACATCGAGAATAAACTCAGT GAGGTCGCAGTGAAGAACACGCCGTTGTTCCTGCGCTATCTGAGCGACCAGATGCACGAGCGAGTGCCCGGCAGCCTGGTCGTGTGGTACGACAGCGTGGTCGAAAACGGACAGCTCAACTGGCAGAACGAACTCAACCAGTCCAACAG GCTGTTTTTTGACGCCTGTGATGGTTTTTTCACCAACTACAACTGGACAGAGGAACACCTGGAGAGGATGAAAGACTACAGTGGACTCGGAGGCCGCGGTGCCGACGTCTACGTCGGGGTAGACGTGTTCGCTCGTGGCAACGTGGTGGGAGGAATGCTGGAAACCAATAAG TCTCTAGCCGTCATTCGGAAGCACAACTTCTCTGTGGCCATCTTTGCTCCAGGCTGGGTGTACGAGAGCCACGATGATAAGACTGAATTCCGCAAGAATCAGGACAC GTTCTGGGCTCTTCTCTCGGACTTCCTGTACGTCCACCGTCCAACGTCAGCTCTTCCCTTCATTTCCTCCTTCTGCCAAGGCTTTGGGAAGAGCCTGTACTGGAGAGGACAG GAGACGGAGAGAAGCTGGTTCAACCTGTCTGCTCAGGAGATTCAGCCCATGTATTACCACACAGAGCTGGAGGGCCCGGGCTGGCTGAGGAGCCGCGGCTGCCCGGAGGACGCCTGGAACGGAGGCTGCTCGCTGCTGCTCGAAGGCCTCATCCCCGCCTCTCTCACGTCTCAAGTTTCCGccaa GATCTTCTCCCTCCACGTTCCCCTGCCGCCCAAGATCCTGGTGAGCCTCATCTATAAGCCATCTGACGGGATCAGTGTCTCTCTGGAGCTCAAGACTACAGACGCCAGTCTCTGCACAAATACAGACGGGAAGCAAGGAAGCAAGGAATTTAAAC TTGACAGTGTGCATCCGAAGGTTTTGGATCATGGACACCAGCTGGCCAGTCAGTTCTCTCAGCTTTGTGGCAGCTTGAATCCAGATGGCTGGACTGTCAG GTGTTTGCAGCTGGAGCTTCGAGGCTGTACTCTGAGAGAAGTCTGTGTCAGCATCCAGAGGAAGGGAGAGGCTCGGGACACGGCTTTCACCTGCAGGGTGGGAGAGATCATG CTCCTGGATGCAGCCACTCTGCACGTTCCCTCCGACGTGGTTAAGGGCTTGTGTATTTATGACGTGGTGTGGCTGCGCGGTGCCGCTTCCTCCACCTCGTCCACCTCGTCCAGCCTGCACCTCACCGCCACTCTGCGCTGGGATTATCCCACTGAGCTGGTGCGATACTTCAGGGTGTACTGGCGACGGTTGAGAGGACCCAATCCACGAGTCCCTCCAGGTCAGCTGGTTCTGCTGGGACGGGCGTATTCTAATCTGTACAGGGTCGCAGAGCTGGCGGTGCCAGAGCCGGCTGGTTTACTGGAGCTGGTGGTGGAGCCAGTGAACAGGAAGGGCTTCCTGGTCCCAGAGAGCCAGTGGGGACGAAGAAGCTTCAGCTACACGGGGGGCGTCACAGAATGA
- the engase gene encoding cytosolic endo-beta-N-acetylglucosaminidase isoform X3, whose amino-acid sequence MDSDSIHEVVTYTPSLLPASHYDGDTTEPISCGLQTLDELLSWKRSEANPFNVAVVPLAPREPPLADSARRTLVSQDMMGGYLDDRFLQGTTSDAPYAFYHWHYIDIFNYFTHIMVTIPPAVWTSAAHKHGVVVIGTFITEWTDGAAACESFLKDEESYRAVADKLVQISHYYGFDGWLINIENKLSEVAVKNTPLFLRYLSDQMHERVPGSLVVWYDSVVENGQLNWQNELNQSNRLFFDACDGFFTNYNWTEEHLERMKDYSGLGGRGADVYVGVDVFARGNVVGGMLETNKSLAVIRKHNFSVAIFAPGWVYESHDDKTEFRKNQDTFWALLSDFLYVHRPTSALPFISSFCQGFGKSLYWRGQQETERSWFNLSAQEIQPMYYHTELEGPGWLRSRGCPEDAWNGGCSLLLEGLIPASLTSQVSAKIFSLHVPLPPKILVSLIYKPSDGISVSLELKTTDASLCTNTDGKQGSKEFKLDSVHPKVLDHGHQLASQFSQLCGSLNPDGWTVRCLQLELRGCTLREVCVSIQRKGEARDTAFTCRVGEIMLLDAATLHVPSDVVKGLCIYDVVWLRGAASSTSSTSSSLHLTATLRWDYPTELVRYFRVYWRRLRGPNPRVPPGQLVLLGRAYSNLYRVAELAVPEPAGLLELVVEPVNRKGFLVPESQWGRRSFSYTGGVTE is encoded by the exons ATGGATTCAGACAGTATCCATGAAGTGGTCACGTATACACCGTCACTGCTACCAG CCAGTCACTACGACGGAGACACCACTGAACCAATCAGCTGTGGTCTTCAGACTCTAGATGaactgttgtcatggaaacgcAGTGAGGCAAACCCCTTTAACGTGGCAGTGGTCCCTCTGGCGCCTCGGGAGCCCCCCCTGGCCGACAGCGCACGTAGGACATTGGTGTCTCAGGACATGATGGGTGGCTACCTCGACGACAG GTTTCTCCAGGGGACAACTTCAGACGCTCCGTATGCCTTCTACCACTGGCACTACATTGATATTTTCAACTACTTTACACACATCATGGTGACTATTCCTCCTGCTGTGTGGACCAGTgctgcacacaaacatggaGTTGTTGTTATAG GGACTTTTATCACAGAGTGGACTGATGGAGCCGCGGCGTGTGAGTCGTTCCTGAAAGACGAGGAGTCGTATCGCGCTGTCGCTGATAAACTCGTCCAGATCAGCCATTATTATGGCTTTGATGGCTGGCTCATTAACATCGAGAATAAACTCAGT GAGGTCGCAGTGAAGAACACGCCGTTGTTCCTGCGCTATCTGAGCGACCAGATGCACGAGCGAGTGCCCGGCAGCCTGGTCGTGTGGTACGACAGCGTGGTCGAAAACGGACAGCTCAACTGGCAGAACGAACTCAACCAGTCCAACAG GCTGTTTTTTGACGCCTGTGATGGTTTTTTCACCAACTACAACTGGACAGAGGAACACCTGGAGAGGATGAAAGACTACAGTGGACTCGGAGGCCGCGGTGCCGACGTCTACGTCGGGGTAGACGTGTTCGCTCGTGGCAACGTGGTGGGAGGAATGCTGGAAACCAATAAG TCTCTAGCCGTCATTCGGAAGCACAACTTCTCTGTGGCCATCTTTGCTCCAGGCTGGGTGTACGAGAGCCACGATGATAAGACTGAATTCCGCAAGAATCAGGACAC GTTCTGGGCTCTTCTCTCGGACTTCCTGTACGTCCACCGTCCAACGTCAGCTCTTCCCTTCATTTCCTCCTTCTGCCAAGGCTTTGGGAAGAGCCTGTACTGGAGAGGACAG CAGGAGACGGAGAGAAGCTGGTTCAACCTGTCTGCTCAGGAGATTCAGCCCATGTATTACCACACAGAGCTGGAGGGCCCGGGCTGGCTGAGGAGCCGCGGCTGCCCGGAGGACGCCTGGAACGGAGGCTGCTCGCTGCTGCTCGAAGGCCTCATCCCCGCCTCTCTCACGTCTCAAGTTTCCGccaa GATCTTCTCCCTCCACGTTCCCCTGCCGCCCAAGATCCTGGTGAGCCTCATCTATAAGCCATCTGACGGGATCAGTGTCTCTCTGGAGCTCAAGACTACAGACGCCAGTCTCTGCACAAATACAGACGGGAAGCAAGGAAGCAAGGAATTTAAAC TTGACAGTGTGCATCCGAAGGTTTTGGATCATGGACACCAGCTGGCCAGTCAGTTCTCTCAGCTTTGTGGCAGCTTGAATCCAGATGGCTGGACTGTCAG GTGTTTGCAGCTGGAGCTTCGAGGCTGTACTCTGAGAGAAGTCTGTGTCAGCATCCAGAGGAAGGGAGAGGCTCGGGACACGGCTTTCACCTGCAGGGTGGGAGAGATCATG CTCCTGGATGCAGCCACTCTGCACGTTCCCTCCGACGTGGTTAAGGGCTTGTGTATTTATGACGTGGTGTGGCTGCGCGGTGCCGCTTCCTCCACCTCGTCCACCTCGTCCAGCCTGCACCTCACCGCCACTCTGCGCTGGGATTATCCCACTGAGCTGGTGCGATACTTCAGGGTGTACTGGCGACGGTTGAGAGGACCCAATCCACGAGTCCCTCCAGGTCAGCTGGTTCTGCTGGGACGGGCGTATTCTAATCTGTACAGGGTCGCAGAGCTGGCGGTGCCAGAGCCGGCTGGTTTACTGGAGCTGGTGGTGGAGCCAGTGAACAGGAAGGGCTTCCTGGTCCCAGAGAGCCAGTGGGGACGAAGAAGCTTCAGCTACACGGGGGGCGTCACAGAATGA